A single region of the Branchiostoma lanceolatum isolate klBraLanc5 chromosome 1, klBraLanc5.hap2, whole genome shotgun sequence genome encodes:
- the LOC136436705 gene encoding uncharacterized protein, with product MKECLEKNDIPGHVIGDGPLAQVLFTKKLVYNYREQKLQENAARRRAMMVGLFKRGVFLNPMGTKLYLSLKHTEEVCDQFVEIFNQTLQEIKQMGKSTTTN from the exons ATGAAGGAATGTTTAGAGAAAAATGACATTCCTGGTCATGTTATCGGAGACGGGCCTCTGGCACAG GTTCTGTTCACGAAAAAGCTCGTCTACAACTATCGGGAGCAGAAACTTCAGGAGAATGCCGCTAGGCGGCGCGCCATGATGGTCGGACTCTTCAAAAGAGGCGTCTTCCTCAACCCCATGGGTACCAAACTGTACCTGTCGCTCAAACACACCGAGGAAGTGTGCGACCAGTTCGTGGAAATCTTCAACCAGACTCTGCAAGAAATAAAGCAAATGGGGAAAAGCACAACAACAAATTGA